One Gimesia aquarii DNA segment encodes these proteins:
- a CDS encoding ClpP family protease encodes MNRRRRLRTTSSLKSYPEKFASLRSNSAPEKEPDWEIAISGDLGEKETDLVSRLVDLPRGSRGTIFIDSPGGSVYAGLTLASLIRLRNLNVAGVALGECSSAAILPFAACKYRFVTSYTTLLFHPVRWQSEDDVRFEEAAEWARHFKVMESDFDRLQAQLFGCEQSLLDQWTRPGKFVSGQELVDAGLAQLVDPFSSEDQWKLIEKR; translated from the coding sequence ATGAATAGACGACGACGGTTACGTACCACTTCTTCTCTCAAATCGTATCCCGAGAAATTTGCTTCTTTGAGGAGCAATTCGGCTCCAGAAAAGGAGCCAGATTGGGAAATTGCAATCTCGGGGGATCTCGGCGAGAAAGAGACTGATCTTGTCTCGCGACTTGTAGATTTACCGCGTGGCAGTCGGGGAACGATCTTCATTGATTCGCCCGGTGGTTCTGTTTATGCTGGACTCACATTAGCCAGTTTAATCCGCCTGCGAAACTTAAATGTTGCCGGAGTCGCTTTAGGTGAATGCTCATCTGCCGCGATTCTCCCCTTTGCGGCATGCAAGTATCGATTTGTAACCAGTTATACGACGCTCCTGTTCCATCCCGTTCGCTGGCAAAGTGAAGATGACGTGCGATTTGAAGAGGCCGCAGAATGGGCTCGACATTTTAAAGTTATGGAATCTGACTTTGATCGATTGCAGGCGCAGCTATTTGGTTGTGAACAAAGTTTACTCGATCAATGGACGCGACCAGGTAAGTTTGTTTCAGGACAAGAATTGGTTGATGCTGGATTAGCACAATTGGTTGATCCCTTTTCATCAGAAGACCAATGGAAACTGATAGAGAAAAGATAG
- the aspS gene encoding aspartate--tRNA ligase: protein MLRTHTCGELRLDHVGQSVTLAGWVIRGRDHGGLAFIDLRDRYGITQIVFNPDRDAAMHELARSLRAEDVIQVTGEVVLRDDRENPKLATGKIEVRGHELKVLNKSKTPPFEPGTTELPNEELRLTYRFLDLRSDRLQEALQLRHRLTKLTRDYFDEHQFLEIETPILGRSTPEGARDYLVPSRVHEGSFYALPQSPQIYKQILMISGYDRYFQIARCFRDEDLRADRQPEFTQIDLEMAFVDQEDILSLIDGLISKLVKDLRNEETERPLPRYDYQDVMEKYGSDKPDLRFGMELVDVAEIAQTCDFAVFKKTMEAGGRVRGLNAKGAADRYSRKDIDCLTEFAGEYGAKGLAFFKVTDEGLHSPIAKFFSETDKQKIMETMQAEVGDLLFFVADQCAVTSAALAALRNRLGKELELYDPNDIKCCWVTNFPLFSYNEDEKRWEAEHHPFCQPVEADLEYLKSDPAKVRAQSYDLVMNGYELASGSVRVHDQSVQQVIFDLLDISAEEAEERFGFLLQALRYGAPPHAGAALGLDRLVMILCGNDNIRDVVAFPKTQKAADLLSGAPSEVDPHQLRDLRIKVDIPQ, encoded by the coding sequence GTGTTACGAACACATACCTGCGGAGAATTGAGATTAGACCATGTTGGGCAGTCAGTGACTCTCGCAGGCTGGGTAATTCGAGGTCGTGATCATGGAGGCCTGGCTTTCATCGATCTGAGAGACCGCTACGGAATCACACAAATCGTATTCAATCCCGATCGTGATGCTGCAATGCATGAACTGGCACGTTCCCTGCGTGCAGAAGATGTGATTCAGGTGACAGGAGAAGTCGTTTTACGAGATGATCGCGAAAATCCAAAGCTGGCAACTGGTAAAATCGAGGTTCGTGGTCACGAACTGAAAGTTCTCAACAAAAGCAAAACACCGCCGTTTGAACCAGGGACAACCGAACTGCCCAATGAAGAACTTCGTTTGACCTACCGCTTCCTCGATCTTCGTAGTGATCGTCTGCAGGAAGCGTTGCAACTAAGACATCGCCTCACCAAGTTAACACGCGACTATTTTGATGAGCATCAATTTCTCGAAATCGAAACTCCCATCCTCGGTCGAAGCACTCCGGAAGGGGCCCGCGACTATCTGGTTCCCAGTCGTGTCCATGAAGGCAGTTTTTACGCCTTACCTCAATCTCCACAGATCTATAAACAAATTCTAATGATTTCCGGCTATGACCGCTATTTCCAAATTGCACGTTGCTTCCGAGATGAAGACTTACGCGCTGATCGGCAACCGGAGTTTACACAAATCGATCTGGAGATGGCGTTTGTCGATCAGGAAGACATTCTTTCGTTGATTGATGGTCTGATTAGCAAATTAGTGAAAGATCTGCGAAACGAGGAAACAGAACGACCTTTGCCTCGTTATGACTATCAAGACGTCATGGAAAAATATGGTTCAGACAAACCCGATTTACGATTCGGCATGGAGCTGGTGGACGTCGCTGAAATTGCTCAAACTTGCGACTTTGCTGTTTTCAAGAAAACCATGGAAGCGGGTGGCCGTGTACGTGGTCTGAATGCCAAAGGAGCAGCTGACCGTTATAGCCGAAAAGACATCGATTGCCTCACAGAATTTGCAGGTGAATACGGTGCCAAAGGGCTGGCTTTCTTCAAGGTCACAGATGAGGGCCTGCACTCACCCATCGCAAAATTCTTTTCTGAAACTGACAAACAGAAGATTATGGAAACTATGCAAGCTGAAGTAGGCGATCTGCTGTTTTTCGTCGCCGATCAATGTGCTGTGACATCAGCCGCTTTAGCAGCGTTACGAAATCGCTTAGGGAAAGAATTGGAACTATATGACCCTAACGATATCAAATGTTGCTGGGTAACGAACTTTCCTCTATTTTCGTACAATGAAGATGAAAAACGCTGGGAAGCGGAACATCATCCCTTCTGTCAACCAGTGGAAGCAGACCTTGAGTATCTCAAAAGTGACCCTGCCAAGGTACGGGCACAATCATACGATCTGGTCATGAATGGTTATGAATTGGCAAGCGGCAGTGTTCGTGTGCATGACCAGAGTGTCCAACAGGTAATCTTTGATCTGCTGGACATTTCTGCCGAAGAAGCGGAAGAACGGTTTGGCTTTCTGTTACAAGCTCTACGATATGGTGCACCACCTCACGCGGGAGCAGCCCTGGGACTGGATCGACTTGTGATGATTTTGTGCGGGAATGATAACATCCGTGATGTCGTTGCGTTCCCTAAAACACAAAAAGCAGCTGACTTATTGAGTGGTGCTCCCTCAGAGGTAGATCCACATCAATTGCGAGACCTGCGTATCAAAGTTGACATTCCCCAATAA
- a CDS encoding neutral/alkaline non-lysosomal ceramidase N-terminal domain-containing protein, giving the protein MSPRIFCIAFLFISSLVLSTTDVVAQAEEPTLRAGAAAVDITPPIGVSLDGVISKNGPVTGIHDRLFARALVLDDGQERIAICVNDLCMVERRYFDRAKNIVNQKTGFAMNRILMTSTHTHAAPRVPYGRVGKLDDEYYDTLVKQIAQAVIQAQENLKPARIGWGSFDAGKYAACRRFLAKKGSVSLNPFGVAGDQIKSVSGRSQHVIQPAAPIDPQCSILSVQHLDGTPLAILGNMSIHYCGGYQKGQISADYFGSYARHLAKKLKKHNTHPPFVGMLSNGTSGNIGAVIKQDRRNYAAFEWIEESGKQFADQTLKAIENLDHKPDLKLEILEQELKLKVRRPDTDRLAWAQTILANPQQKTAHRWSKVYANEAIELSKYPKTESIIIQAIRIGDLGIVGLPCEVFTETGLAIKRQSPFAATFSMELANGSSGYLPTAEQHLLGGYETWPARSSYLEIDAETKIRQTALKLLQQLNH; this is encoded by the coding sequence ATGTCGCCGCGTATTTTTTGCATCGCGTTTTTGTTTATCAGTTCTCTCGTGCTCAGTACCACTGACGTTGTCGCTCAGGCTGAAGAGCCGACTCTCCGGGCTGGAGCTGCAGCTGTAGATATTACACCTCCCATCGGTGTTTCCCTCGATGGGGTGATTTCCAAGAATGGGCCTGTGACTGGAATACATGATCGGCTCTTTGCACGGGCATTGGTACTTGACGATGGTCAGGAACGGATCGCGATTTGTGTGAATGATCTCTGCATGGTGGAACGCAGATACTTTGATCGAGCGAAAAATATCGTCAATCAGAAAACCGGCTTCGCTATGAATCGCATCCTCATGACGAGCACGCATACACACGCCGCACCACGTGTTCCCTATGGCCGTGTGGGAAAACTTGATGATGAGTATTATGACACACTGGTAAAACAAATCGCCCAAGCCGTTATTCAGGCTCAAGAAAATCTCAAACCTGCCCGTATTGGCTGGGGTTCTTTCGATGCCGGCAAGTATGCCGCCTGCCGCAGGTTTTTGGCGAAAAAAGGGAGTGTCTCATTGAATCCGTTTGGTGTTGCCGGTGATCAGATCAAATCCGTCTCTGGACGTAGTCAGCATGTCATCCAGCCAGCTGCTCCCATTGACCCTCAGTGTTCGATCCTCTCGGTACAACATTTAGACGGGACACCACTGGCAATTTTAGGAAATATGAGCATTCATTATTGCGGTGGTTATCAAAAGGGTCAAATCAGTGCTGACTATTTCGGTTCCTATGCAAGACATCTCGCCAAAAAACTGAAAAAGCATAACACACATCCTCCGTTCGTGGGAATGTTGTCGAATGGAACCAGTGGAAATATTGGAGCGGTCATAAAACAAGATCGGCGCAATTATGCCGCTTTTGAATGGATTGAAGAATCTGGGAAACAGTTCGCCGATCAAACATTGAAAGCGATTGAAAATCTTGACCATAAACCTGATTTAAAACTGGAAATTCTGGAGCAAGAACTCAAATTGAAAGTACGCCGCCCTGACACAGATCGACTGGCGTGGGCTCAAACAATTTTGGCAAATCCGCAACAGAAAACGGCGCATCGCTGGTCAAAAGTTTATGCCAATGAAGCAATTGAATTGAGCAAGTATCCGAAAACTGAGTCTATCATCATTCAGGCAATTCGCATTGGTGATCTAGGAATCGTAGGACTGCCTTGCGAAGTGTTTACGGAAACAGGCCTGGCAATAAAACGGCAGAGTCCATTTGCTGCTACGTTCTCGATGGAACTGGCTAACGGTTCCAGTGGCTACCTGCCGACAGCTGAGCAACATTTGCTGGGTGGATATGAAACCTGGCCTGCTCGTAGCAGTTACTTAGAAATCGATGCAGAAACAAAAATTCGCCAGACGGCGCTAAAATTGCTGCAACAGCTTAATCACTGA
- the thiS gene encoding sulfur carrier protein ThiS gives MQIQVNGEAQEVPQNLTVAGLLAQLGLQPKYLAVERNLILIPREEHATCTLQEGDRLEIVTLVGGG, from the coding sequence GTGCAAATTCAAGTGAACGGTGAAGCCCAAGAGGTTCCCCAGAATTTAACAGTAGCCGGACTTTTGGCCCAACTGGGACTCCAGCCCAAATATCTGGCTGTTGAACGAAATTTGATTTTAATTCCACGCGAAGAACACGCTACCTGTACACTGCAGGAAGGTGATCGCCTGGAGATTGTAACACTGGTAGGCGGTGGATAA
- a CDS encoding glycerophosphodiester phosphodiesterase — MSCVRFPHFIVIFTGLVIVSATSDLPAVEIIGHRGASYDAPENTLASVNLAWQLNADAVEIDIYLTKDGKIVAYHDKTTKRIGGRDQAVKEQTFAELQTLDVGAWKNSKYKHARIPTLTQILNTIPDNKRLFIEIKCGAEVLPQLKQDLDASGKAAAQTAIIGFDYETMQQAKQILPDLKVYWVFKVKQNKLTRKWAHNAEYYIQKATDAHLDGLDVGYNKFVTKEFIERANSAGLPVYVWTVNSVKDAKKLVNMGVEGITSDRPGLLNSAFKPEK; from the coding sequence ATGTCGTGCGTGCGTTTCCCTCATTTCATTGTTATTTTTACAGGCCTAGTCATCGTGTCAGCGACTTCTGATCTCCCTGCTGTCGAAATCATCGGACACCGCGGCGCTTCATACGATGCCCCGGAGAATACGCTCGCTTCTGTAAATCTGGCTTGGCAACTCAACGCGGATGCAGTTGAAATCGATATTTATCTGACCAAAGATGGGAAGATCGTTGCCTATCATGATAAAACCACAAAACGCATCGGGGGACGTGATCAAGCGGTGAAAGAACAGACGTTCGCAGAATTGCAGACTCTGGATGTAGGTGCGTGGAAAAATTCGAAATACAAGCATGCAAGAATTCCCACGCTGACTCAGATTCTGAATACGATTCCAGACAATAAGCGACTCTTTATCGAAATCAAGTGCGGTGCCGAGGTGCTGCCGCAACTCAAGCAGGATTTGGACGCTTCCGGAAAAGCAGCAGCACAGACAGCAATCATCGGCTTTGATTATGAGACTATGCAACAGGCAAAGCAGATACTTCCTGATTTGAAAGTGTATTGGGTCTTCAAAGTGAAACAGAACAAACTAACAAGAAAATGGGCGCACAACGCGGAATATTATATTCAAAAAGCAACAGACGCTCATCTGGATGGTCTGGATGTTGGTTACAATAAATTCGTGACGAAAGAGTTTATTGAACGCGCCAATTCAGCCGGTCTACCCGTTTATGTCTGGACAGTCAACTCGGTAAAGGATGCTAAAAAACTTGTAAACATGGGTGTTGAAGGCATTACTTCCGATCGTCCTGGACTACTGAATTCTGCGTTCAAACCAGAAAAATAG
- a CDS encoding glycoside hydrolase family 88 protein, which produces MIIPRDSTPAWILPSMKSRLYTTCLILFLLNSFLVEMLSAASIEAQKPELTVDFKTAIQKRLKSIQKRPALIHSAIGVTRKETPIPCVYSKEDLNFQTGKIRILLIGGLDGSEVSVNSVINAVNWFYGSNAAKPLHNTFSVSAIPIANPDGWVLQKGPKNATNGNPTRGYPPLSPAYQSVTKPETEYLWRWIGMHAPDLVLDVREGKQFQWIIPVDALRSARTLGKQLQPQVRPVFGWELVSSLAYKPPSQIGRLPALAVEIAPNNSPMFLPTLLTAIQQSKFRRPSPARLEMMRRLQRTPIQVATQLSKVYGHELKRLSYLPVVSLISQIRLGKLTGDKNRLSHVEAITQKYLSKNPKPLKNRGGGSLIAGHLLFSELAKATGNRQYVNLAKQAADLGFDEEGQMRESMPFHVEMSDAVFMSCPILAAVGRLTGDPCYYEMAQRHWRFIQKLDQRPDGIYRNSPLSDAAWGRGNGFPALGLALVLTELPLNSPLRQSFIAGHRHHLEALSHHQDPTGMWHQVIDHRESYRELTSTCMITFSMIRGVREGWLDEKQYAPLIERAWNAIKTRVAFDGTLVDVCTGTGKQTSLRGYLDRMAILGTDARGGAMAFLVSNEMAQWRNQQANALEQIMD; this is translated from the coding sequence AGTCAATACAAAAACGACCTGCGCTCATTCATTCGGCCATTGGTGTAACGCGTAAAGAGACGCCTATTCCCTGCGTTTACTCCAAAGAGGATCTTAACTTTCAGACAGGTAAAATACGCATTCTATTGATTGGTGGCCTTGACGGATCCGAAGTTTCGGTGAATTCTGTCATCAATGCCGTTAACTGGTTTTATGGTTCCAATGCAGCAAAACCACTCCACAATACATTTTCAGTCTCGGCGATCCCGATCGCGAACCCGGATGGCTGGGTTTTGCAAAAGGGTCCCAAGAATGCAACAAACGGAAATCCCACTCGCGGTTATCCTCCTTTAAGTCCTGCCTACCAGAGTGTCACTAAGCCCGAAACGGAATATTTATGGCGTTGGATTGGCATGCATGCCCCTGACCTCGTTTTAGATGTTCGGGAGGGAAAACAGTTTCAATGGATCATTCCCGTCGATGCCCTTAGATCTGCACGCACCTTAGGAAAACAATTACAACCACAAGTTCGTCCGGTTTTTGGTTGGGAGCTTGTTTCCAGTCTGGCTTATAAACCACCTTCTCAGATAGGACGCCTACCTGCGCTGGCTGTCGAGATCGCGCCAAACAATTCACCAATGTTTCTACCAACGTTATTGACGGCGATCCAACAAAGCAAATTTCGAAGGCCTTCCCCTGCTCGGTTGGAAATGATGCGCCGTCTACAACGTACACCGATTCAAGTCGCCACTCAACTTTCCAAAGTGTATGGCCATGAACTGAAAAGATTATCCTACCTGCCTGTCGTCTCACTCATCAGTCAGATTCGATTGGGAAAGCTCACAGGCGATAAGAACCGACTGTCTCATGTCGAAGCCATTACGCAAAAATACCTTTCAAAAAACCCAAAACCCCTCAAAAACCGCGGAGGGGGAAGTCTGATTGCCGGGCATTTATTGTTTTCCGAACTAGCGAAAGCAACCGGTAATCGGCAATATGTCAATCTGGCAAAACAGGCAGCGGACCTTGGCTTTGATGAAGAAGGGCAGATGCGTGAATCGATGCCATTTCATGTCGAGATGAGTGATGCGGTCTTCATGTCGTGTCCGATACTGGCAGCTGTGGGGCGCTTAACGGGAGATCCCTGCTATTACGAAATGGCTCAACGACATTGGCGATTCATCCAGAAACTGGACCAAAGACCGGATGGTATTTATCGGAATTCCCCTTTGAGTGACGCAGCCTGGGGACGTGGTAATGGCTTCCCCGCGCTGGGACTGGCTCTTGTGCTCACTGAACTCCCTCTGAATTCACCGTTACGACAAAGCTTCATTGCTGGTCATCGACATCATCTTGAAGCACTCAGTCACCATCAGGACCCAACTGGAATGTGGCATCAAGTCATCGACCACAGAGAAAGTTACCGTGAGCTCACCTCTACTTGTATGATTACCTTTTCAATGATTCGTGGCGTACGTGAGGGTTGGCTAGATGAAAAACAATACGCGCCCCTCATTGAGCGTGCCTGGAATGCGATCAAAACGCGTGTCGCCTTTGATGGCACACTCGTTGATGTCTGTACGGGAACCGGAAAACAGACCAGTTTGCGAGGGTATCTTGACCGCATGGCTATCCTCGGAACCGATGCCCGGGGCGGCGCTATGGCATTTCTTGTTTCGAATGAGATGGCGCAATGGCGAAATCAGCAGGCTAATGCTCTAGAGCAAATAATGGATTAG
- a CDS encoding PmoA family protein, translating to MKIVFSMICLFVGLSTTTIANGASVQITQKGSKVNVSIDGKPFATYNTGRDLPKPFFSPVRAADGTIITRSLVDPEDHPHHKGIWVAVDEVNEVDFWAEKGKIRNSRVKIIKASGNPAVMRVVNQWQGSDGKPIVTENTVISIYANRLLTYNITFTAGAKSVVFEDTKEGLFGIRLPNGMREKEEGSVENNTGIKGTKDNWGKPTEWIDYYGPLNGKVYGVTLMDSPQNYKKSRYHVRNYGLFTISPFGDHAYTNKKQPTDPKHLKAGEKLNLKYGIYIHSGNTQQGQVAAAYQQFLKVTQKKAVTSKNGNKQSSSKNIVTAPYEEKENRIEPIPATAVDSSNDCNCCPQRRSRRLFRRWRSRR from the coding sequence GTGAAAATCGTGTTCAGCATGATCTGTTTGTTTGTCGGCTTGTCTACAACAACCATTGCCAACGGTGCGTCCGTTCAAATTACTCAGAAAGGGTCGAAAGTCAACGTTTCCATCGATGGGAAACCCTTTGCGACCTATAACACGGGAAGAGACCTTCCCAAGCCTTTTTTCTCTCCTGTACGTGCAGCCGATGGAACGATCATTACCCGTTCGCTGGTCGATCCGGAAGATCATCCACACCATAAAGGAATTTGGGTGGCCGTTGATGAAGTCAACGAAGTCGACTTTTGGGCTGAAAAAGGCAAAATTCGTAATTCGCGCGTAAAAATCATCAAAGCATCTGGCAATCCCGCTGTAATGAGAGTTGTCAACCAATGGCAAGGTTCAGATGGTAAACCGATTGTCACGGAAAATACCGTCATTTCAATTTATGCGAATCGATTACTGACTTATAACATCACGTTTACTGCAGGTGCTAAATCTGTTGTCTTTGAAGATACGAAAGAAGGCTTGTTTGGCATTCGCCTGCCTAATGGGATGCGGGAAAAAGAGGAAGGCAGTGTAGAAAATAATACAGGCATCAAAGGCACTAAGGACAACTGGGGTAAACCAACCGAGTGGATTGACTACTATGGCCCGCTGAATGGCAAAGTCTATGGAGTCACGCTGATGGACTCTCCACAAAACTATAAAAAGTCTCGTTATCATGTACGTAACTACGGGCTATTTACTATCAGCCCGTTTGGCGATCATGCTTACACAAACAAGAAACAGCCGACAGATCCAAAGCATCTCAAAGCGGGAGAAAAATTGAATCTGAAGTATGGAATTTATATTCACTCAGGTAATACCCAACAAGGACAAGTGGCAGCCGCATATCAGCAATTCCTGAAGGTGACTCAGAAGAAAGCAGTTACCTCCAAAAATGGAAATAAGCAATCCTCATCAAAGAACATTGTCACTGCACCATATGAAGAAAAAGAAAATCGCATCGAACCGATTCCTGCGACAGCCGTTGATAGCAGTAATGATTGTAACTGCTGTCCTCAAAGACGAAGTCGAAGGCTGTTTCGTCGTTGGCGTAGCCGCAGATAA
- a CDS encoding thiazole synthase: MATIGSTETSLTLGTHHLNSRLIVGTGKYATYELMQESLEVSGTDVITVAVRRERLIDADGRNILDFIDLEKYTILPNTAGCFSAEDAVRVARMGREILRGLENPGADWVKIEVLGDTKTLLPDPVATLEATKQLVDEGFSVLCYSTDDPITAKRLKEAGATSVMPAGSPIGSGQGILNPNNIRICLEYLKEDDPDYPVIVDAGVGTASDVTIAMELGCDGVLLNTGIAGAQDPVRMARAMKSAIEAGRDAYLAGRIPRKLYATASSPETGVIAPKG; the protein is encoded by the coding sequence ATGGCAACGATAGGCAGTACAGAAACCTCTCTTACTTTGGGAACTCATCATCTGAACTCCCGGTTGATCGTCGGTACCGGAAAGTATGCGACGTACGAATTGATGCAAGAAAGTCTTGAGGTCAGTGGCACTGACGTCATTACTGTGGCGGTACGCCGCGAACGGTTAATTGATGCAGATGGTCGGAATATACTCGATTTCATTGATCTGGAAAAATATACCATTCTGCCCAATACCGCAGGTTGTTTTTCCGCTGAAGATGCAGTTCGCGTGGCACGTATGGGACGTGAGATTTTACGAGGTCTGGAAAATCCGGGCGCGGACTGGGTAAAAATTGAAGTTCTCGGTGACACGAAAACATTGCTCCCTGATCCAGTAGCCACCCTGGAAGCTACGAAACAGCTGGTAGATGAAGGATTTTCTGTGCTCTGCTATTCAACTGATGATCCAATTACTGCGAAACGTCTGAAAGAAGCGGGCGCGACATCAGTGATGCCTGCGGGTAGTCCTATCGGTAGCGGTCAGGGAATATTGAACCCGAATAATATTCGCATCTGTCTGGAATATCTGAAAGAAGACGATCCCGATTACCCTGTCATCGTTGATGCCGGCGTGGGAACAGCCAGCGATGTCACAATCGCGATGGAGCTCGGCTGTGATGGGGTGTTATTAAATACGGGAATCGCTGGTGCACAAGACCCTGTCCGTATGGCACGCGCTATGAAAAGCGCGATCGAGGCGGGACGCGATGCCTATCTCGCTGGCCGGATTCCCAGGAAGCTCTATGCGACTGCTTCCAGTCCGGAAACTGGCGTGATTGCCCCAAAGGGATAA
- a CDS encoding PDZ domain-containing protein yields MLTRVILIAGCALITASILHCEVSNAKDAEKTTKLPQQAIEYILDLESDDFKTREKATRALPEYGEQVIEPLLKVTKGDSLEASVRAILVIERIYQLGKKGSVDKAEDALDALTEAPNPSVAVRAEEAIDRHVGFREERAVREIRKLGGKVKLWTAEDIANGPPRGNTKPGQVKYLVIGAKWRGEEQGLRYIKRISQLHTLYMIKGHSLKEEALDDLRKTLPGTMFQTRDSDAMLGISGGGNTIRGGCLVGEVSEGLAAQKAGIQSGDFIIKFNKEDVEDFDSLVKLIGKKEAGDTVDVVLMRNGMIKTLKVTLSSWLDK; encoded by the coding sequence ATGTTAACACGGGTGATTTTGATTGCAGGATGCGCCCTTATCACGGCATCAATTTTACATTGCGAAGTGTCGAATGCGAAAGACGCTGAAAAAACGACTAAGCTTCCTCAACAGGCGATTGAGTATATCCTGGATCTGGAGAGTGATGACTTCAAAACGCGTGAAAAAGCGACACGTGCATTACCTGAGTATGGTGAACAGGTTATCGAACCACTGCTGAAAGTCACTAAAGGTGATAGTCTGGAAGCCTCCGTTCGTGCAATCCTGGTCATTGAGCGGATTTACCAGCTAGGGAAAAAGGGCTCCGTCGATAAAGCCGAAGACGCACTTGATGCATTAACTGAAGCTCCTAACCCTTCTGTTGCAGTGCGTGCCGAAGAAGCCATAGATCGGCATGTCGGTTTTCGGGAAGAACGCGCTGTTCGCGAAATCAGAAAATTAGGAGGGAAGGTAAAACTTTGGACAGCGGAAGATATCGCCAATGGCCCTCCACGTGGTAATACGAAACCGGGGCAAGTAAAATATCTTGTCATAGGAGCCAAGTGGAGAGGGGAAGAACAAGGGCTGAGATATATTAAACGAATATCTCAGCTTCATACTCTCTACATGATCAAAGGCCACTCCTTAAAAGAAGAGGCTTTGGATGACCTGAGAAAAACGCTTCCCGGAACTATGTTTCAAACTCGGGATAGTGATGCGATGTTGGGTATTTCTGGCGGTGGAAATACCATTAGAGGCGGTTGTCTGGTGGGAGAAGTTTCAGAAGGGTTGGCAGCTCAAAAAGCAGGGATTCAATCTGGTGATTTTATCATCAAGTTCAACAAGGAGGATGTCGAAGATTTTGATTCACTTGTGAAACTCATTGGCAAAAAGGAAGCCGGTGATACTGTGGATGTTGTGTTAATGCGAAATGGTATGATAAAGACGTTAAAGGTGACACTGAGTAGCTGGCTGGATAAGTAA